A single Pan troglodytes isolate AG18354 chromosome X, NHGRI_mPanTro3-v2.0_pri, whole genome shotgun sequence DNA region contains:
- the HCFC1 gene encoding host cell factor 1 isoform X10 translates to MAWETILMDTLEDNIPRARAGHCAVAINTRLYIWSGRDGYRKAWNNQVCCKDLWYLETEKPPPPARVQLVRANTNSLEVSWGAVATADSYLLQLQKYDIPATAATATSPTPNPVPSVPANPPKSPAPAAAAPAVQPLTQVGITLLPQAAPAPPTTTTIQVLPTVPGSSISVPTAARTQGVPAVLKVTGPQATTGTPLVTMRPASQAGKAPVTVTSLPAGVRMVVPTQSAQGTVIGSSPQMSGMAALAAAAAATQKIPPSSAPTVLSVPAGTTIVKTMAVTPGTTTLPATVKVASSPVMVSNPATRMLKTAAAQVGTSVSSATNTSTRPIITVHKSGTVTVAQQAQVVTTVVGGVTKTITLVKSPISVPGGSALISNLGKVMSVVQTKPVQTSAVTGQASTGPVTQIIQTKGPLPAGTILKLVTSADGKPTTIITTTQASGAGTKPTILGISSVSPSTTKPGTTTIIKTIPMSAIITQAGATGVTSSPGIKSPITIITTKVMTSGTGAPAKIITAVPKIATGHGQQGVTQVVLKGAPGQPGTILRTVPMGGVRLVTPVTVSAVKPAVTTLVVKGTTGVTTLGTVTGTVSTSLAGAGGHSTSASLATPITTLGTIATLSSQVINPTAITVSAAQTTLTAAGGLTTPTITMQPVSQPTQVTLITAPSGVEAQPVHDLPVSILASPTTEQPTATVTIADSGQGDVQPGTVTLVCSNPPCETHETGTTNTATTTVVANLGGHPQPTQVQFVCDRQEAAASLVTSTVGQQNGSVVRVCSNPPCETHETGTTNTATTATSNMAGQHGCSNPPCETHETGTTNTATTAMSSVGANHQRDARRACAAGTPAVIRISVATGALEAAQGSKPQCQTRQTSATSTTMTVMATGAPCSAGPLLGPSMAREPGGRSPAFVQLAPLSSKVRLSSPSSKDLPAGRHSHAVNTAAMTRSSVGAGEPRMAPVCESLQGGSPSTTVTVTALEALLCPSATVTQVCSNPPCETHETGTTNTATTSNAGSAQRVCSNPPCETHETGTTHTATTATSNGGTGQPEGGQQPPAGRPCETHQTTSTGTTMSVSVGALLPDATSSHRTVESGLELAAAPSVTPQAGTALLAPFPTQRVCSNPPCETHETGTTHTATTVTSNMSSNQDPPPAASDQGEVESTQGDSVNITSSSAITTTVSSTLTRAVTTVTQSTPVPGPSVPKISSMTETAPRALTTEVPIPAKITVTIANTETSDMPFSAVDILQPPEELQVSPGPRQQLPPRQLLQSASTALMGESAEVLSASQTPELPAAVDLSSTGEPSSGQESASSAVVATVVVQPPPPTQSEVDQLSLPQELMAEAQAGTTTLMVTGLTPEELAVTAAAEAAAQAAATEEAQALAIQAVLQAAQQAVMAGTGEPMDTSEAAATVTQAELGHLSAEGQEGQATTIPIVLTQQELAALVQQQQLQEAQAQQQHHHLPTEALAPADSLNDPAIESNCLNELAGTVPSTVALLPSTATESLAPSNTFVAPQPVVVASPAKLQAAATLTEVANGIESLGVKPDLPPPPSKAPMKKENQWFDVGVIKGTNVMVTHYFLPPDDAVPSDDDLGTVPDYNQLKKQELQPGTAYKFRVAGINACGRGPFSEISAFKTCLPGFPGAPCAIKISKSPDGAHLTWEPPSVTSGKIIEYSVYLAIQSSQAGGELKSSTPAQLAFMRVYCGPSPSCLVQSSSLSNAHIDYTTKPAIIFRIAARNEKGYGPATQVRWLQETSKDSSGTKPANKRPMSSPEMKSAPKKSKADGQ, encoded by the exons ATGGCCTGGGAGACCATCCTGATGGATACACTGGAGGACAACATCCCCCGTGCTCGGGCTGGCCACTGCGCAGTCGCCATCAACACCCGCCTGTACATTTGGAGTGGGCGTGACGGCTACCGCAAGGCCTGGAACAACCAGGTCTGCTGCAAGGACCTCTGGTACCTAGAGACAG AaaagccaccacccccagcccgaGTACAACTGGTACGCGCCAACACCAACTCCCTGGAGGTGAGCTGGGGGGCAGTGGCAACAGCCGACAGCTACCTTCTCCAGCTCCAGAAATATGACATTCCTGCCACGGCTGCTACTGCCACCTCCCCTACACCCAATCCGGTCCCATCTGTGCCTGCCAACCCTCCCAAGAGCCCTGCCCCAGCAGCAGCCGCACCTGCTGTGCAGCCGCTGACCCAAGTAGGCATCACGCTCCTGCCCCAGGCTGCCCCCGCACCCccgaccaccaccaccatccaggTCTTGCCAACGGTGCCTGGCAGCTCCATTTCTGTGCCCACCGCAGCCAGGACTCAAG GTGTCCCTGCTGTTCTCAAAGTGACCGGTCCTCAGGCTACAACAGGAACTCCATTGGTCACCATGCGACCTGCCAGCCAGGCTGGGAAAGCCCCTGTCACCGTGACCTCCCTTCCCGCCGGAGTGCGGATGGTTGTGCCAACACAGAGTGCCCAGGGAACG GTGATTGGCAGTAGCCCACAGATGAGTGGGATGGCCGCGCTGGCCGCTGCGGCCGCTGCCACCCAGAAGATCCCCCCTTCCTCGGCACCCACGGTGCTGAGTGTCCCAGCGGGTACCACCATCGTGAAGACCATGGCTGTGACACCTGGCACTACCACCCTCCCAGCCACTGTGAAGGTGGCCTCCTCGCCAGTCATG GTGAGCAACCCTGCCACTCGCATGCTGAAGACTGCAGCCGCCCAGGTGGGGACATCGGTTTCCTCCGCCACCAACACGTCTACCCGCCCTATCATCACAGTGCACAAGTCAGGCACTGTGACAGTGGCCCAGCAAGCCCAGGTGGTGACCACAGTTGTGGGCGGGGTCACCAAGACCATCACCCTGGTGAAGAGCCCCATCTCTGTCCCAGGAGGCAGTGCTCTG ATTTCCAATCTGGGCAAAGTGATGTCGGTGGTCCAGACCAAACCAGTTCAGACTTCAGCAGTCACAGGCCAGGCGTCCACGGGTCCTGTGACTCAGATCATCCAG ACCAAAGGGCCCCTGCCAGCGGGAACAATCCTGAAGCTGGTGACCTCAGCAGATGGCAAgcccaccaccatcatcactaccacgcAGGCCAGTGGGGCGGGGACCAAGCCCACCATCCTGGGCATCAGCAGCGTCTCCCCCAGTACCACCAAGCCCGGCACGACCACCATCATCAAAACCATCCCCATGTCGGCCATCATCACCCAGGCGGGCGCCACGG GTGTGACCAGCAGTCCTGGCATCAAGTcccccatcaccatcatcaccaccaagGTGATGACTTCAGGAACTGGAGCACCTGCGAAAATCATCACTGCTGTCCCCAAAATTGCCACTGGCCACGGGCAGCAGGGAGTGACCCAG GTGGTGCTTAAGGGGGCCCCGGGACAGCCAGGCACCATCCTCCGCACTGTGCCCATGGGGGGTGTTCGCCTGGTCACACCCGTCACCGTCTCCGCCGTCAAGCCAGCCGTCACCACGTTGGTTGTGAAAGGCACCACAG GTGTCACGACCCTAGGCACAGTGACAGGCACCGTCTCCACCAGCCTTGCCGGGGCGGGGGGCCACAGCACTAGTGCTTCCCTGGCCACGCCCATCACCACCTTGGGCACCATTGCCACCCTCTCAAGCCAGGTGATCAACCCCACTGCCATCACTGTGTCGGCCGCACAGACCACGCTGACAGCGGCAGGCGGGCTCACAACCCCGACCATCACCATGCAG CCCGTGTCCCAGCCCACCCAGGTAACTCTGATCACGGCACCTAGTGGGGTGGAGGCCCAGCCTGTGCATGACCTCCCTGTGTCCATTCTGGCCTCCCCGACTACGGAACAGCCCACCGCCACAGTTACCATCGCCGACTCGGGCCAGGGTGATGTGCAGCCTGGCACTGTCACCTTGGTGTGCTCCAACCCACCCTGTGAGACCCACGAGACTGGCACCACCAACACGGCCACCACCACTGTTGTGGCTAACCTTGGGGGACACCCCCAGCCCACCCAAGTGCAGTTCGTCTGTGACAGACAGGAGGCAGCTGCTTCTCTTGTGACCTCGACTGTGGGCCAGCAGAATGGTAGCGTGGTCCGAGTCTGTTCGAACCCGCCGTGCGAGACCCACGAGACGGGCACCACCAACACCGCCACCACCGCCACCTCCAACATGGCCGGGCAGCATGGCTGCTCAAACCCACCCTGCGAGACCCACGAGACGGGCACCACCAACACTGCCACTACAGCCATGTCGAGCGTCGGCGCCAACCACCAGCGAGATGCCCGTCGGGCCTGTGCAGCTGGCACCCCTGCCGTGATCCGGATCAGTGTGGCCACTGGGGCGCTGGAGGCAGCCCAGGGCTCTAAGCCCCAGTGCCAAACCCGCCAGACCAGCGCGACCAGCACCACCATGACTGTGATGGCCACCGGGGCCCCGTGCTCGGCCGGCCCACTCCTTGGGCCGAGCATGGCACGGGAGCCCGGGGGCCGCAGCCCTGCTTTTGTGCAGTTGGCCCCTCTGAGCAGCAAAGTCAGGCTGAGCAGCCCAAGCAGCAAGGACCTGCCCGCGGGGCGCCACAGCCATGCGGTCAACACCGCTGCCATGACCCGTTCCAGCGTGGGTGCTGGGGAGCCCCGCATGGCACCTGTGTGCGAGAGCCTCCAGGGTGGCTCGCCCAGCACCACAGTGACTGTGACAGCCCTGGAGGCACTGCTGTGCCCCTCGGCCACCGTGACCCAAGTCTGCTCCAACCCACCATGTGAGACCCACGAGACAGGCACCACCAACACCGCCACTACCTCGAATGCAGGCAGCGCCCAGAGGGTGTGCTCCAACCCGCCATGCGAGACCCACGAGACGGGCACCACCCACACGGCCACCACCGCCACTTCAAACGGGGGCACGGGCCAGCCCGAGGGTGGGCAGCAGCCCCCTGCTGGTCGCCCCTGTGAGACACACCAGACCACTTCCACTGGCACCACCATGTCGGTCAGCGTGGGTGCCCTGCTTCCCGACGCCACTTCTTCCCACAGGACTGTGGAGTCTGGCCTAGAGTTGGCGGCGGCACCCAGCGTCACCCCCCAGGCTGGCACCGCGCTGCTGGCTCCTTTCCCAACACAGAGGGTGTGCTCCAACCCCCCCTGTGAGACCCACGAGACGGGCACCACTCACACGGCCACCACTGTCACTTCCAACATGAGTTCAAACCAAG ACCCCCCACCTGCTGCCAGCGATCAGGGAGAGGTGGAGAGCACCCAGGGCGACAGCGTGAACATCACCAGCTCCAGTGCCATCACGACAACCGTGTCCTCCACACTGACGCGGGCTGTGACCACCGTGACGCAGTCCACACCGGTCCCGGGCCCCTCTGTGCCG AAGATCTCATCAATGACTGAGACTGCCCCAAGGGCTCTGACTACTGAAGTCCCCATCCCGGCCAAAATAACAGTGACCATAGCCAACACAGAAACTTCTGACATGCCCTTCTCTGCTGTTGACATCCTGCAGCCCCCAGAGGAACTCCAGGTGTCGCCAGGTCCTCGCCAGCAGCTGCCGCCACGGCAGCTTCTGCAGTCGGCTTCCACAGCCCTGATGGGGGAGTCCGCCGAGGTCCTGTCAGCCTCCCAGACCCCTGAGCTCCCGGCCGCCGTGGATCTGAGCAGCACAGGGGAGCCATCTTCGGGCCAGGAGTCTGCCAGCTCTGCGGTGGTGGCCACTGTGGTGGTCCAGCCACCCCCACCCACACAGTCCGAAGTAGACCAGTTATCACTTCCCCAAGAGCTAATGGCCGAGGCCCAAGCTGGCACCACCACCCTCATGGTAACGGGGCTCACCCCCGAGGAGCTGGCAGTGACGGCTGCTGCAGAAGCAGCTGCCCAGGCCGCAGCCACAGAGGAAGCCCAGGCCCTGGCCATCCAGGCGGTGCTCCAGGCTGCGCAGCAGGCCGTCATGG CAGGCACCGGCGAGCCCATGGACACCTCCGAGGCAGCAGCAACCGTGACTCAGGCGGAGCTGGGGCACCTGTCGGCCGAGGGTCAGGAGGGCCAGGCCACCACCATACCCATTGTGCTGACACAGCAGGAGCTGGCTGCCCtggtgcagcagcagcagctgcaggaggcccaggcccagcagcagcatcaccaccTCCCCACTGAGGCCCTGGCCCCTGCCGACAGTCTCAACGACCCGGCCATTGAGAGCAATTGCCTCAATGAGCTGGCCGGCACGGTCCCCAGCACTGTGGCGCTGCTGCCCTCAACGGCCACTGAGA GCCTGGCTCCATCCAACACATTTGTGGCCCCCCAGCCGGTTGTGGTGGCCAGCCCAGCCAAGCTGCAGGCTGCAGCTACCCTGACCGAAGTGGCCAATGGCATCGAGTCCCTGGGTGTG AAGCCAGACCTGCCGCCCCCACCCAGCAAAGCCCCCATGAAGAAGGAAAACCAGTGGTTTGATGTGGGAGTCATTAAGGGCACCAACGTAATGGTGACACACTATTTCCTGCCACCAGATGATGCTGTCCCATCAGAC GATGATTTGGGCACCGTCCCTGACTATAACCAGCTGAAGAAGCAGGAGCTGCAGCCAGGCACAGCCTATAAGTTTCGTGTTGCCGGAATCAATGCCTGTGGCCGGGGGCCCTTCAGCGAAATCTCAGCCTTTAAGACGTGCCTGCCTGGTTTCCCAGGGGCCCCTTGTGCCATTAAAATCAGCAAA AGTCCGGATGGTGCTCACCTCACCTGGGAGCCACCCTCTGTGACCTCCGGCAAGATTATCGAGTACTCCGTGTACCTGGCCATCCAGAGCTCACAGGCTGGGGGCGAGCTCAAGAGCTCCACCCCGGCCCAGCTGGCCTTCATGCGGGTGTACTGCgggcccagcccctcctgcctGGTGCAGTCCTCCAGCCTTTCCAACGCCCACATCGACTACACCACCAAGCCCGCCATCATCTTCCGCATCGCCGCCCGCAATGAGAAGGGCTATGGCCCGGCCACACAAGTGAGGTGGCTGCAGG AAACCAGTAAAGACAGCTCTGGCACCAAGCCGGCCAACAAGCGGCCCATGTCCTCTCCAGAAAT GAAATCTGCTCCAAAGAAATCTAAGGCCGATGGTCAGTGA